Genomic segment of Mastomys coucha isolate ucsf_1 unplaced genomic scaffold, UCSF_Mcou_1 pScaffold5, whole genome shotgun sequence:
TAGGAAGAGTGATTCTGTCTTCAGAAACCAAAAAAGAACTGGAGGGGGAATATAAACTTTGATTGGATTTCAGTACTGTTCTACTTTCTGGTGTGATTAATCACTTGGTAAGATTAAGTTTATTGCGAGAGTATTAATACTTTACCAATCTAATCTAACAGCCACACAAGCTAACCAGATAAAATAAGCTTGTAGTGGTGGGATACTAGGCATGGAGAGAGGCTCTAAATTCATGGTTGAAGACAGAgctatttttctttgagacagggtctacaaATGCAACCAAAGCTTAAATTCCAGATGGCTCAGCTTCTCAATTTTTGCTACAATTGTTTTGTAACTAAAACACTGAAGACTTACAAACTGTCAGTGTTCAACAAAGGAACTAAACTTTTTCTCCTAAAAATTAATTCAACAACTTCCACACATTGTAGCACATTTCACTGCTGGGGAGGGGGCCCAAGTTCCTCCCCTTCCCGCAGGTTTACAGGCAGTTAACGGTTGCTAGGGGGGAGGGGCTCATCACGAGATCCCACCAACACTAAGAATCTATAGTAATTCATggttgctgggggagggggacattTTCTTTAGGGTTATAGCGCAGGCTTCTCTGAGTAATTCTTCACCCATGTTCTTGTGAATCACCGTAAATTAACTAAttaaggcatacacacacacacacacacaaaataatgaaagtaatGGGGGACCAGTGCGAATGGAGTGAAGTGGGATGAAAAAACAAATTACCCTATTATCGTTGTATTAGGGTGACTTTTTATGTTAAGTATTATAGGAGAACTGCCTGCCTCCTAAAGGAAAACAGGTATCAATTCTTTCTGTAACGAAGGGAAACTGCTTTTCTTAGATACTTGAGTACCTGATGCCAAACAAGAATACACATTTCTGATTTAACAACCAACTCTAATATTTATGATATGTCTTTGGCAAGTGTTCGAGGAAATGAATTATGCAAGATGGAAGGCTCCAGGTACTTATATATAAACTCGCATCTTTAGAAAGTATTAAGGGACTTGCCCATATGTGGAAAAGAAATAagtatagccgggcggtggtggcacacgcctttaatcccagcacttgggaggcagagacaggtggatttctgagttcgaggccagcctggtctacaaagtgagttccaggacagccagggctacacagagaaaccctgtctcgaaaatctaaaaaagaaaaaaaaaaaagtataattacTCAACATTGTGAAAAGAGCTAACATTCAGTACAGTACAGCAGCCTCATGGCTGAACCATCGAAAGCTCAGCAGGATCCAAACGCCGGGACTAATTAATCCGATCACCTGCTGCCAAGTAAAGAAACCCTTAGGTCTCTTCTAGTCTCAATTTTTTCGCCTGGCCCAGATTCCAGACGCCGCGGAGAAGATAGGATCCCAGAAAGCCTGTTGATTCAAGAGGCAACCCCAGGTCACAGGTTCCGGGTGGTACCGCGTGGAGAAAGGGCTGGAGACTCCGAGCAATCACCGCACTTGCTTGTCCTGGCAGATCAGGGAAGGCCAGGGCCCCCTTCCTTCCCACAGTGGGCACCCCAGAGCCCTTCCCTTACGGGACCAGGCCCCAGGAGTCCGGCTCGCCacctgcgcacacacacacacacgcaacacaCTCTCCAGGCCGAGCCTTACCTGCTTGAAGGCCGCTGTTTCTCCGCTGCGCTAAGCCCCCACGGAAGAAAATGGAGTCGCTGATCCGAGACTGCAAAAGGTTAGTCCGGACCCCACCGCAAGGGCCGtccgcagccgccgccgccgccaccaccgtCGCCGATGCTGCGTTAACGTACTACGTCACCTCCGGCTCCCTGTCACTGGGAGTGGGAGGGTCATTTCCtgctctcttttcccctcccggGGGCCTAGGGCTTTGGTTCCGAGTCCGCGAACGCAGACTGAAGATACATAAGGAACGCAGCCGCCGCAGAGCATCCAGAACAAAGCGGGGTCCCGAAGGCCACCCGGGCCAGCGTGTTCCTTAAACCGCTCTAGCCAAAGGAACCATAAAGATTCAGGTTAAGGAGTATTCACTTCCATCTTGGCGTAGTTCTACCCTCGGCTTCCGGTTCCGGGGACGGGCCTAGTTTTCTTGGATGATTAGGGCTCTCGGATCTAGGATGGCTGTCTTGTCGCTTCTGTTGTTGGGTGGTTTGTGGAGCGCTGTGGGAGCGTCCAACATGGCTGTCGTTACTTGCGGCTCCGTGGTGAAGCTACTCAATACACGCCACAATGTCCGACTGCACTCTCACGACGTGCGCTATGGGTCAGGTACAGAGGGGGACCAACCGGGTTCGGGTGGGCTGCTAGGCCCCGTGAGCCTAGAAGGGGCGGGGCCTCGGATTCTGAGGGCGTGGTCTTGGAAAGTTAGACGTCCTCTAGGTTCTCGAAAAGGACGACTAGTTTTTACGGAAACTTAGTCCTAATGTTAGTTTCTGTTTGATGAGCTATGTGCCAAACGTATTACATATATACTTTCCAGTTTTAAGATTGTATTGAGGATAGATACTAAAGTTATTTTCTTAGGTGAATAAACAGACTCAGATAATTGCTGAAAGTCTTACAGCTAGTGAATGATGGGGGCAGGGTTTAATCCAAATCTGTGCAGGTTCAAAACCTTTCAGATTCCATGGACTGCCACTATTTTGtgctggagagagagggacaTTTAGAGCAAGACAACATACGATGAGTCTCAGTCTGATTACAGTCCTTTGTTGTCTTACACTTCTTTTTAGCTCATACCTTTTGGCACTTTGACTTAGCAACAACTTCCTTGTAAAGAATTTAAGTGTTGACAGGCATTGCAGAGCAAAGTCTGCTTTTTCTCTCATGCAATTAAAATACTCAGTTATTTGTGGGCTCAATTCATTtggtgtagttttgtttttgtttttgttttttttttttggtttttccaggcagagtttctctgtatagccctggctgtcctggaactcattctgtagaccaggctgacctcgaactcagaaattcgccacctctgcctcccaggtgctgggattaaaggcatgtgccaccaccgcccggcctggcATAGATTTAAAGAGCTCTTTTGGTGTGTCTAGTCTTGTCCTAGACACAGGAAATACAGTAGTGAATCAAATGATAAAATAAGATTAATGGGCAGGCGTGGTGGCCTCTATCTGTAATCATAGCACTGAAGCAGGATGATTGTGACTTCAAGATCAGCCTAGCCTATGTAGTGGGAGCtgtcccaaaacaacaacagaagttCAAAGACTGGGTAATTACTTCAGTgttagaggtttttgtttgtttgtttggttggttggttggagacagggtttttctgtgtagctctggctgtcctggaactcactctgtagaccaggctggcctcgaactcagaaatccgcctgcctctgcctcccaggtgctgggactaaaggcgtgcccGGCTAGTGTTAGAGTATTCACCAAGCATACTGAAAGGCCCTGGCTTCTGCCCCTACACTTCGGAGAATAAAAGTAATGAAGAGATGTACTTGTGATATAACGTGAGTGACTGATGATACTATTTGCAATAAAGGAAGTGACCTCCTAAGATGGTTAGTCTGTTCATAACGCTCAGGACCTGTTATACCAGTTTAGTCCAGGGAGTGTGCAGTCTTTACATTTCTAGCCACCTCATTCAGTAAACACCTACTTAGGCTTACTACATCTTAATTTCATGTTTCCTGTTAAAATGGAgttaaagttaaaagtaaaatgttaaaatgggccgggcggtggtagcacacgcctttagtcccagcacttgggaggcagagacaggcagatttctgagttcaaggccagcctggtctacagagtgagttccaggacagccagagctatacagagaaaccctgtcttgaaaaaaaaaaaaaaaacaaacagcaacaaaatgtcTCTTTAAATGTATAGAACAAGAGTAAACGCTGACTGAGGTGAAAGGCATTAGCAAGaagtgaggaggaggagctgagtcAGGTGTCTCAGAAGCAGGTAGAGCTccgtgagttctaggccagcctagttaGTCTCTATCTAGGGAATTCCAGGCCTATCAAGGCTGCCTAGGTCAGACCCTGTCTtagaatataaaattgaaaaaaaacaaagattaaaagatACAACAATGACATGGGCTGAGTGGAATCAAGTCTGAGAGAGGAGCTGATTGCCTGGGCCATTCACCAGATCATTAGTTCAAAGCCTGGGATTTTGTTACTTGGTTAATACAGGCAAGGGCATTCATTGGAAGTGAAAGGCCATCGAGGAGGGAAAGTATCTCTGGAGTAAGTAGCCTGGAAGAATTTTGACAGAAAATAGAATGGAAAAGATGCCCTTTGGACATGATATGTTGGAATATAAGTGTTCTAGAAGCAGGTTACCTGGTTAAGGTTCAGCCCAGTCATAGCTCCATGACTTTGGGTATATTGTTCACCCTTCATGCCACTCCAGTATAAAGTGGGGACAGTAACAGTAGCTATCTGAGAATAAAATGCCTTAGTTATGTAAGAATGAATATTCAAGTAAAGCAGGAGGCCTTTAGTCTTACtattccagaggcagagagaggcaggatctctgaggATAGCCACTCTACctagtgaatttcaggccagccagcgctacacagtgagacacagtctcaacaaacaaaaatccaaattagcggttgggtggtggtgggccatgcctttaatcccagcatttaggaggctgaggcaggcagatggatctctttgagtttgaggcgaGCCTAGTATACAGAGCAacttccaagacatccagggctacacagaaaaaccctgtctgaagaaaaaaataaaaaatcgaAATCATTCAAAGAACTTGGATTAGCCCTGTTGGGGGATGGTTTTGTGCATTGTATATTCAGATGCTAATTTCTATGCTCTGACATCTGGTTGCTGTCCTGGAGTTGGCCTGGTTAAGCATTTCCAGTTTCAATgttatgtaaaaattgttttccatcatcTCTGATTGGTTAGTAAAGAGCTGATTCAACCAATAACTGGGCAGAGGAGAGGGTGAAGGCAGGACTCACCATCCCAGTCAGGTATCCCACAGAGGAGTGAGaaaggggtgggatgggggtgggggaccgAAGAGAAGGAGGTATGAAGAGACCACgtggagggaccaggaggagtgGCCATGAGGGCGCACGTAGAGCAGAGTGAGGCTCAGATCACAGGTGAAGAACGACCACAAGGCTGGGAAGTAGCCCAGCTAGTGCAGTAGAATAGATGActttctgcccagctatagggcTCACAGCCTTTTAATAAGTTTATTAGTCCCCATGTCATTTATTCAGGAACCAAAGAGGACTAGAATGGACCAAGAAACACCCTGTCCTTATTTGGGAGCAAAATGGCCAGAGCAAATCCCCCCCCATGACTTTTACATTGCCCAATACTTGGTGAtagtacatcttttttttttttttttttttggtttttcgagacagggtttctctgtatagtcctggctgtcctggaactcactctgtagaccaggctggcctcgaactcagaaatccagctgcctctgcctcccaagtgctgggactaaaggcgtgcgccaccaccgcccggcggtgaCAGTACATCTTAAGAGCTACAGCTACATATTTTACTCAGTATTTTCAGCATACAGAATTATATTAGGTAAGGTATGGCTACAAATTTGTATGATCTAGGAATATTTTAttctggctttttgagacaaagtcctaACTGGCGTAAAACTTGCCAAAGGACAACTTGGAGCATGCTGTCTGTCTCCTACTGTGGATCTTCAGGACTGAACTCAAGTATAACatcaaatgcttttaaccactgagccaagtcACTGGCTCTTTTTAtgcttaaaaattttttttttaattaactatatTTGTGTATGCGctggacatggtgacacacaccatTTCCTGCAGCATTcaagaggtagaggtaggcagatctctgtaagttcaaggccagcagctTGCTCTATGTATGAACTCTAGGACAACtgggactacatagagagaccctgtttcaaaacccaCTTCACCTGTGATCaagaaaatttgtgtgtgtgtgtgtgtgtgtgtgtgtgtgtgtgtgtgtgcatgagctcttttgttttgtttttttcaagatggtTTCTTAGGTAagagagccctggctgtcttggaactcacagacaGTGAGTTCTGAAAATTGGTGTTTGGTTGTTAGGTTAGTGTGGCTAGTACTTtttcccactaagccatctcactggccccattCTGTATTTTGGGGCATGATCTATCACGGGGACCTGGGGCTTACCAGTGTGGCTGATCAGTGAGCTCAAGGCTGGCTTGCGctgccttcccagtactgggattacaaacactgTCCACAATGCCcatctttttttaatgtgtgttctgAAGGTGAAACTCAAGTGGTCAGGCCTGATAACCAGAAAACAGCTTGCAGGAATCATTCACTTTCTATGCTGTGGCTCTGGGGATGCACTTAGGCTGGGGCTTAGGTAGCTGTTGCCTTGACCCCTTGGGTATCTCACTTGTCCTTTCACACATTTAAGTGTATTCATCTACAGTACATAAACACATTGGATGTGTTTTCAATTTCAATGTTGTGGAAGTAAAATATTCCCAAACATGTATTTCCTGCCCTTCTTACCATTTGTGACACAGGGCACCTTCTTAaccctggaagagaaaggagtcAGGTTGAACTcccttgacctttttttttttttatcaatttaatTAGTTGTATTGTTAGCTATGGAAAGTTAGTGCAGAAAGGGAACAGAAAGCTCACAGTTTTACAAGACCCCATTCAGGGAAAAGAAAGTCTGGTATTTGCCCACAATATCCAGTGTCTTGGATACATTTCTGAGGAGGGGGGGTCTCATTCCTAGAGATGGTACGCCTAGCATAGGTACCTCTCGATCAGAGGAAGGTTAACTGATGAGCCTATGGGTGATCTCAGATGATCACAGAAGCCATGATTCATGGGGGAGGGGTCCCCCGTCTTGATAGGACCTCGGTGGGAGATCAGATCTTCATTGGCAGTCACAGCAACAGCTGCTGCAGTCCCTCTTCTCTGTGGTCTCACTACCTCACAGGATGGACCTCCAGCTACTCAGACATGGCCTTCTGGGATTGGGCACATTAGCTGTTACTCCTCTGATAACCTTTCTCTCAGTCCCAGAATCCCTGACAGGAGTAAGTAGCAGCTAAGTATCCAGTATCTTTAGAAGGCAGCTTTTTCATAGCTGATACCAAGTTCTCTGCATGCAACACTAGACCTAAAACCTGATTTTCTTCATACTCTGGCTGTTTGACATCTTGTCTCATGATTTTGCTGAACTCATCACAGCCACAGAGGATCAAATTCATATGCTTGTCCAAGGCCTTAAAGGTGCAATGAAGAATCACAGATGACTCTCTCACAGGACATATCTCATTCCATAGTCAATATGCTACAACTTGATGTTCTTGTGTTCTTAGTTCACAACAGCCAGTGTTTAAGAGTGAAATGtcggggggctggagagatgactcagtggttaagagagcactgactgctcttccaaaggtcctgagttcaaatccagcaaccacatggtggctcacaaccatctgtaatgggatctgatgctctcttctggtatgtctgaagacagctaaagtatactcatatacataaaataaataaattttttttttaaagagtgaaatGTCAAGATCCTTAATATCTAGCGATGATATAGATGGAGGTGtgatagagggtttttttttggaagcCATGCAAGCTTGGCAGAAGCTTTACAAACAGCAGATGGGTCCTTGGTTGCTCCCATCAAGGCACAAGCAGCTTGTCAGGAAGTCAAGCATCTCCGGGTGTTGGGCATCTCCAGactgcctctcctctctgcctttcctttttttttttttttttttttttttgccttcaggTAGTGGGCAGCAGTCAGTGACAGGTGTGACCTCTGTGGATGACAGCAACAGTTACTGGAGGATACGGgggaagacagccacagtgtgtgAAAGGGGAACCCCCATCAAATGCGGGCAGCCCATTAGGCTGACACACATCAACACGGGTCGAAACCTGCACAGCCACCATTTCACTTCACCTCTCTCTGGAAACCAGGTAAGGTGACGTGCTGTGGGCGTTCCTGCTCTGTCCTCCCTTGAGTTTCTGTCTGTTCTcttgattccttccttccttcctccctcccttccttcctccctcccttcctccctcccttccttccttcctcccttccttccttcctcccttcctcccttccttcctccctcccttccttccttcttccctccctcccttccttccttcctcccttctttccttccttccttcctccctcccttccttccttcttccctccctccctcccttcctccctcccttccttcctccctcccttccttccttccttcttccctcccttccttccttccttcctcccttcctccctcccttccttcctccctcccttccttccttccttcctccctccctcccttcctcccttccttcctccctcccttccttccttccttcctcccttcctccctcccttccttcctcccttccttccttccctcctatcttcctttctcccttcctcccttccttcctaaaTATAAGACACTTCACAAACTTGTATGTCCTCCTTGAGCAGGGACCTACATCATCCCATTTTAGTAGATGTGCTGCTATAAGGAGCACATTAACCCTTTCCTTTCTAGGTAAGACATTCTCTTTTCTGCAGACTTGGAGAAATGACTCTGTCTCTTAAGAGTGAAGAAAATTGTTTCAGGTCAGAGTGGAGACTTTACATCTAAACCTAAGTGAGAAATAAGGAGGAAAGGTAGAATAGGATACATTAAAATGCCAGTAAGTTTGTACAAGAAAGAGTTtgcagagctggaaagatggctcagcagttaggagcactggctgctcttctagaggatccaggtttaatTCCCACATGTAGTTCAGGAttgtaactccggttccaggggaTCGAACgctcccttctggcctccttggacaccAGGCACTCTGTGATACAAtaacatacttgcaggcaaatacttgtatacataaaaacaaaaaaataaaattactg
This window contains:
- the Sdf2 gene encoding stromal cell-derived factor 2, with product MIRALGSRMAVLSLLLLGGLWSAVGASNMAVVTCGSVVKLLNTRHNVRLHSHDVRYGSGSGQQSVTGVTSVDDSNSYWRIRGKTATVCERGTPIKCGQPIRLTHINTGRNLHSHHFTSPLSGNQEVSAFGEEGEGDYLDDWTVLCNGPYWVRDGEVRFKHSSTDVLLSVTGEQYGRPISGQKEVHGMAQPSQNNYWKAMEGIFMKPSELLRAEVHHAEL